A part of Roseitalea porphyridii genomic DNA contains:
- a CDS encoding GNAT family N-acetyltransferase — protein MSALPVIEEDVAEGAALIMPGSSGASETSPAVPQSRLTKGNRKFAVYPASAGFDIFDDLDPVTDFTVEPNIFFAPRFCVPAMPRLDERQVYLMVLQDRDQRDANTRFMMPYTIEKPGFRIGPDLIRAWSSPFGPYGAPLVERRESAQIIDDLMQTLALPGIPLPNILALPDVFADSPVVSLFRSVALSNGLPMASTRPVRRPVLDATGDADDYLKRTVSGHHRRNMARLWRNLDAMGGLSFDIARNREAVRIAMEEFLLLENAGWKGRQRTSLAADRYRAAFAREAVNGLADRDRCRIHQLKLGERVIASLIVFVDAGRAWTWKTTFDETLARFSPGTLLMQRATEALIDDPNITSADSCAPEDHPVMSRLWQERRDLFTLVIGLEQGRDREVRQAATQIELYKSTRTTARHMRRRLNSLLARR, from the coding sequence ATGTCCGCATTGCCGGTGATCGAGGAAGACGTCGCCGAAGGCGCGGCCCTGATCATGCCGGGCAGCAGCGGGGCGTCGGAGACCTCCCCCGCCGTGCCGCAGAGCCGGCTGACCAAGGGCAACCGCAAGTTCGCGGTCTATCCGGCGAGCGCCGGCTTCGACATCTTCGACGATCTCGACCCGGTGACCGATTTCACGGTCGAACCGAACATCTTCTTCGCACCGCGCTTCTGCGTGCCGGCGATGCCGCGCCTCGACGAGCGGCAGGTCTACCTGATGGTGCTGCAGGATCGCGATCAGCGCGACGCGAACACGCGCTTCATGATGCCCTACACGATCGAGAAGCCCGGTTTCCGGATCGGACCGGACCTGATCCGCGCATGGTCCAGCCCGTTCGGGCCCTACGGTGCGCCGCTCGTCGAGCGGCGCGAAAGCGCGCAGATCATCGACGATCTGATGCAGACGCTGGCGCTGCCGGGCATTCCGTTGCCCAACATCCTCGCCCTGCCGGACGTCTTCGCCGACAGCCCGGTCGTCTCGCTGTTCCGCTCGGTCGCGCTGTCGAACGGCCTTCCGATGGCGTCGACGCGGCCCGTGCGCCGGCCGGTGCTCGATGCGACCGGCGATGCCGACGACTATCTCAAGCGGACCGTCAGCGGCCATCACCGGCGCAACATGGCCCGGCTCTGGCGCAACCTCGACGCGATGGGCGGACTGTCCTTTGACATCGCCCGCAACCGCGAGGCGGTGCGGATCGCGATGGAGGAGTTCCTGCTTCTTGAAAACGCCGGCTGGAAAGGGCGCCAGCGCACCTCGCTGGCCGCGGACCGCTACCGGGCGGCGTTCGCCCGCGAGGCGGTGAACGGGCTTGCCGACCGCGACCGCTGCCGCATCCATCAACTCAAGCTCGGCGAGCGCGTCATCGCCTCGCTGATCGTGTTCGTCGATGCGGGCCGGGCCTGGACCTGGAAGACCACTTTCGACGAGACGCTCGCCCGCTTCTCGCCGGGTACGCTGCTCATGCAGCGCGCGACCGAAGCGCTGATCGACGATCCCAACATCACCAGCGCGGACAGTTGCGCGCCCGAGGACCATCCGGTGATGAGCCGGCTCTGGCAGGAGCGGCGCGATCTGTTCACGCTTGTGATCGGGCTCGAGCAGGGACGCGACCGCGAAGTCCGCCAGGCGGCCACGCAGATCGAACTGTACAAGTCGACGCGGACCACGGCGCGGCACATGCGGCGGCGGCTCAACAGCCTCCTGGCACGCCGCTGA
- a CDS encoding lipopolysaccharide biosynthesis protein, translated as MRFSAAHTVEQVLPSALSRRALPLADFIDGILTGADEASQAQRATMVAFFIRVASAAIAFGSQVALARLMGVFEYGVFVLVWVSMVIIGNLSCFGFHTAIIRFAPQYRERGDLDHLRGLLLSGRLFVLATSTTMACLAIALAWFGADWFQSYYVVPFMIGALALPMIALGDTLDGTARANGWPARALTPTYIVRPLLILVLLVGAWALGFRIDGVTALICAVIASYLTTIGQLVMVTASLDRRYPAGARRTRLAYWIGVALPIFLVEGFFFLLVNADVLMVGALMKPDDVAVYFATVKTLALVHFVYFAVKTGVAHRFAARIDDDDKSALHDLARRSVTWTFWPSLAMAGALLLVGPLLLGLFGADFTRGYPLMFILSAGIVLRAAIGPAESLLTMSGNQNACAAVFGAVLAINVALNALLIPIYGLYGAALATAIATIAETFALYQLVRWRIGVRMFVFMQPAKSRS; from the coding sequence GTGCGTTTTTCCGCCGCCCATACCGTCGAGCAGGTCCTCCCCTCGGCGCTGAGCCGCCGGGCGTTGCCGCTTGCCGATTTCATCGACGGAATCCTGACCGGCGCGGACGAGGCGAGCCAGGCGCAGCGCGCGACCATGGTCGCGTTCTTCATCCGCGTCGCGAGCGCGGCGATCGCGTTCGGCTCGCAGGTCGCCCTGGCGCGGCTGATGGGCGTGTTCGAATATGGCGTGTTCGTGCTGGTCTGGGTGTCGATGGTGATCATCGGCAATCTGTCCTGCTTCGGCTTCCACACAGCGATCATTCGCTTTGCACCGCAATACCGCGAGCGCGGCGATCTCGATCACTTGCGCGGTCTGCTGCTTTCGGGTCGCCTGTTCGTGCTGGCGACGTCGACGACGATGGCCTGCCTAGCCATCGCGCTCGCCTGGTTCGGCGCGGACTGGTTCCAGTCCTACTATGTCGTGCCGTTCATGATCGGCGCGCTGGCGCTGCCGATGATCGCGCTTGGCGACACGCTCGACGGGACGGCGCGCGCCAACGGATGGCCGGCCCGGGCGCTGACGCCGACCTACATCGTCCGGCCGCTGCTGATCCTGGTGCTGCTGGTCGGCGCGTGGGCGCTCGGGTTCAGGATCGACGGTGTCACCGCGCTCATATGCGCGGTCATCGCCTCCTATCTGACGACGATCGGTCAGCTCGTCATGGTCACCGCCTCGCTGGACCGGCGCTATCCGGCGGGCGCGAGACGCACGCGGCTCGCCTACTGGATCGGCGTCGCCCTGCCGATTTTCCTTGTCGAGGGCTTCTTCTTCCTTCTGGTCAATGCCGACGTGCTGATGGTGGGTGCGCTGATGAAGCCCGACGATGTGGCGGTCTATTTCGCGACCGTGAAGACGCTGGCGCTCGTTCACTTCGTCTATTTTGCGGTCAAGACCGGGGTGGCGCACCGTTTCGCCGCCCGGATCGACGATGACGACAAGTCGGCGCTGCACGATCTGGCGCGCCGCTCGGTGACCTGGACCTTCTGGCCGTCGCTGGCGATGGCGGGCGCGCTGCTGCTCGTCGGGCCGCTCCTGCTGGGCCTTTTCGGCGCCGACTTCACGCGGGGATACCCGCTGATGTTCATCCTGTCGGCCGGCATCGTGCTGCGCGCGGCGATCGGGCCGGCCGAGAGCCTTCTGACGATGTCGGGCAATCAGAACGCGTGCGCGGCCGTGTTCGGCGCGGTGCTTGCCATAAACGTCGCGCTGAACGCGCTGCTGATCCCGATCTACGGGCTCTACGGGGCGGCGCTCGCCACGGCGATCGCGACGATTGCCGAAACGTTTGCGCTTTATCAACTGGTTCGGTGGCGTATTGGGGTGCGCATGTTCGTCTTCATGCAGCCTGCGAAATCGAGGTCCTGA
- the secA gene encoding preprotein translocase subunit SecA: MVTLGGITRKLFGSANDRRIKSERPRVTAINALEPEMEALSDEALRAKTDAFKQRHADGESLDDLLTEAFAVVREASKRALGMRPFDVQLIGGMVLHEGSIAEMRTGEGKTLVATLPVYLNALSGKGVHVVTVNDYLARRDAEWMGRLYSFLGLTTGVIVHGMDDTERKNAYACDVTYGTNNELGFDYLRDNMKYERGQMVQRGHNFAIVDEVDSILIDEARTPLIISGPLEDRSELYVQIDTFIPELSDEDFTIDEKQRSATFTEEGTEKVERLLEEAGLLKGDNLYDVENVAIVHHMNNALKAHKLFQRDKDYIVKGDDLIIIDEFTGRQMPGRRFSEGLHQALEAKEKVTIQPENQTLASITFQNYFRMYGKLAGMTGTASTEAEEFGNIYGLGVVEIPTNLPVKRADEDDEVYRTVEEKYDAVIIDIIDSQQRKQPVLVGTTSIEKSEMLSRMLTDKKYLKGLRERLGGRLEAIKAGKEPELRAWLEEAIAHVESAIKAGGVSHEVLNARQHEREAFIVAQAGVPGAVTIATNMAGRGTDIKLGGNAEMRIFQELGEMPEGPERTEKEKAIEAEVEKLKQEALDAGGLYVLATERHESRRIDNQLRGRSGRQGDPGKSKFYLSLADDLMRIFGSDRMDGMLQKLGLKEGEAIVHPWINKALEKAQRKVEARNFDIRKNLLKFDDVMNDQRSVVFDQRLELMDGENVAETVVEMRHEVIETMVTDHIPEKAYAEQWDVAGLKEEVAKTLNLELPVDEWAAEEGIAEDDILERLREAADKAAAERAERFGPDIMAYVEKSIILQTLDHLWREHLVNLDHLRSVIGFRGYGQRDPLQEYKSEAFELFQSMLANLRKVVTAQLMRVEIVQEAAQAPDPEVPEMQAQHADPATGENEMGDGPPRTAAGIIAAATGQVAPEQRNPDDPNTWGKVGRNEACPCGSGKKFKHCHGAFV, from the coding sequence ATGGTCACCCTCGGGGGCATCACCCGCAAACTCTTCGGCTCCGCCAACGATCGCCGGATCAAGTCCGAACGGCCGCGTGTTACCGCCATCAACGCGCTCGAGCCGGAAATGGAAGCGCTCAGCGACGAGGCCCTGCGCGCCAAGACCGACGCCTTCAAGCAGCGCCACGCCGACGGCGAAAGCCTCGACGATCTTCTGACGGAAGCCTTCGCGGTGGTGCGCGAGGCCTCCAAGCGCGCCCTCGGCATGCGACCCTTCGACGTGCAGCTGATCGGCGGCATGGTGCTGCACGAGGGCTCGATCGCCGAAATGCGCACCGGCGAGGGCAAGACCCTGGTGGCGACGCTTCCGGTCTATCTGAACGCGCTTTCGGGCAAGGGCGTGCATGTGGTGACGGTCAACGACTATCTGGCCCGCCGCGACGCCGAATGGATGGGACGGCTCTACTCGTTCCTCGGCCTGACCACCGGCGTGATCGTGCACGGCATGGACGATACCGAGCGCAAGAACGCCTATGCGTGCGACGTCACCTACGGAACCAATAACGAACTCGGTTTCGACTATCTGCGCGACAACATGAAGTACGAGCGCGGCCAGATGGTCCAGCGCGGCCACAATTTCGCGATCGTCGACGAGGTGGATTCGATCCTGATCGACGAGGCGCGCACGCCGCTGATCATCTCCGGCCCGCTCGAGGACCGCTCGGAACTCTACGTTCAGATCGACACGTTCATTCCGGAACTGTCCGACGAGGACTTCACCATCGACGAGAAGCAGCGCTCGGCGACGTTCACCGAAGAGGGCACCGAGAAGGTCGAGCGGCTTCTTGAAGAAGCAGGCCTTCTGAAGGGCGACAACCTCTACGATGTTGAGAACGTGGCGATCGTTCACCACATGAACAACGCGCTCAAGGCGCACAAGCTGTTCCAGCGCGACAAGGACTACATCGTCAAGGGCGATGATCTGATCATCATCGACGAGTTCACGGGCCGGCAGATGCCGGGCCGGCGCTTCTCCGAAGGCCTGCACCAGGCGCTCGAGGCCAAGGAAAAGGTGACGATCCAGCCCGAGAACCAGACGCTCGCCTCGATCACCTTCCAGAACTATTTCCGCATGTATGGCAAGCTGGCCGGCATGACCGGGACGGCGTCGACCGAGGCGGAGGAATTCGGCAACATCTACGGCCTGGGCGTCGTCGAGATCCCCACCAACCTGCCGGTCAAGCGCGCCGACGAGGATGACGAGGTCTACCGGACGGTCGAGGAGAAGTACGACGCCGTCATCATCGACATCATCGACAGCCAGCAGCGCAAGCAGCCCGTTCTGGTCGGCACGACATCGATCGAGAAGTCGGAGATGCTCTCGCGCATGCTCACCGACAAGAAGTATCTCAAGGGGCTTCGCGAAAGGCTGGGCGGCCGGCTCGAAGCGATCAAGGCAGGCAAGGAACCCGAACTGCGCGCCTGGCTCGAAGAGGCGATCGCCCATGTCGAAAGTGCGATCAAGGCGGGCGGCGTCAGCCACGAGGTTCTGAACGCGCGCCAGCACGAGCGCGAGGCGTTCATCGTCGCCCAGGCCGGCGTCCCCGGCGCGGTGACGATCGCCACGAACATGGCCGGACGCGGCACCGACATCAAGCTGGGCGGCAATGCCGAGATGCGCATCTTCCAGGAACTGGGCGAGATGCCGGAGGGTCCGGAGCGCACCGAGAAGGAAAAGGCCATCGAGGCCGAGGTCGAGAAACTCAAGCAGGAAGCGCTCGATGCCGGCGGGCTCTACGTTCTGGCCACCGAGCGGCACGAGAGTCGACGCATCGACAACCAGCTGCGCGGCCGGTCCGGTCGCCAGGGCGACCCGGGCAAGTCGAAGTTCTACCTGTCGCTGGCCGACGATCTGATGCGTATCTTCGGCTCGGACCGGATGGACGGGATGCTGCAGAAGCTCGGCCTGAAGGAAGGCGAGGCGATCGTCCATCCCTGGATCAACAAGGCGCTGGAGAAGGCGCAGCGGAAGGTCGAGGCGCGCAACTTCGACATCCGGAAGAACCTTCTGAAGTTCGACGACGTCATGAACGACCAGCGTTCGGTGGTGTTCGATCAGCGCCTCGAACTGATGGACGGCGAGAACGTCGCCGAAACCGTCGTCGAGATGCGCCACGAGGTGATCGAGACCATGGTCACCGATCACATCCCCGAGAAGGCCTATGCGGAGCAGTGGGATGTGGCCGGCCTGAAGGAAGAGGTCGCCAAGACGCTCAACCTTGAGCTGCCGGTCGACGAATGGGCCGCCGAGGAGGGCATTGCCGAGGACGATATTCTTGAAAGGCTGCGCGAAGCGGCCGACAAGGCGGCGGCCGAACGCGCCGAACGGTTCGGCCCGGACATCATGGCCTATGTCGAAAAATCGATCATCCTGCAGACGCTCGACCATCTGTGGCGCGAGCATCTGGTCAATCTGGACCATCTGCGCTCGGTGATCGGGTTCCGCGGATACGGCCAGCGCGATCCGCTGCAGGAGTACAAGTCCGAGGCGTTCGAGCTGTTCCAGTCGATGCTCGCCAATCTGCGCAAGGTGGTCACCGCGCAGCTCATGCGGGTCGAGATCGTCCAGGAAGCGGCGCAGGCACCCGACCCGGAGGTGCCCGAAATGCAGGCGCAGCATGCCGACCCGGCGACCGGCGAGAACGAGATGGGCGACGGGCCGCCGCGCACCGCCGCAGGGATCATCGCGGCGGCGACAGGCCAAGTGGCGCCCGAGCAGCGCAATCCCGACGATCCCAACACTTGGGGCAAGGTGGGGCGCAACGAAGCGTGCCCGTGCGGTTCGGGCAAGAAGTTCAAGCATTGCCACGGCGCGTTCGTCTGA
- a CDS encoding peptidylprolyl isomerase encodes MFKSRPGRTSLCAAALAAMFALPLSAPALAQDEAATPDPDAVVGTINGEPITNRDITFAIGDLEDQLAQVPPQQQRFAAMMALIDIELLADKAESEGIAETEAFRQRLDFLRSRALHNSYFRSAVADTISDEDVRARYDEEIAATPPENEIRARHILLETEEDARAVIEELEAGADFAELAAERSTGPTGPRGGDLGYFTRGRMVPAFDEAAFSLEPGGYTTEPVQTEFGWHVIKLEDRRPVQPPPFEQVEAQVRSVLLRERYFELLESLREEASVEITDPELQGAYDAAVGAGVTAPADASE; translated from the coding sequence ATGTTCAAAAGCCGTCCTGGTCGCACATCGCTGTGCGCCGCCGCCCTCGCCGCCATGTTCGCCCTGCCCCTTTCCGCACCCGCGCTGGCACAGGACGAGGCGGCAACCCCCGATCCGGATGCGGTCGTCGGCACGATCAACGGCGAGCCGATCACCAACCGCGACATCACCTTCGCGATCGGCGATCTGGAAGACCAGCTCGCCCAGGTGCCGCCCCAGCAGCAGCGCTTCGCCGCGATGATGGCGCTCATCGACATCGAGCTTCTCGCCGACAAGGCCGAGAGCGAGGGCATCGCCGAGACCGAGGCGTTCCGCCAACGGCTCGATTTCCTTCGCAGCCGCGCGCTGCACAACAGCTATTTCCGCTCCGCCGTCGCCGACACGATCTCCGACGAGGACGTGCGCGCCCGCTATGACGAGGAGATCGCCGCGACCCCGCCGGAAAACGAGATCCGCGCCCGCCACATCCTGCTCGAGACCGAGGAGGACGCGCGCGCGGTGATCGAGGAGCTCGAAGCGGGCGCCGACTTCGCCGAACTGGCGGCCGAACGCTCGACCGGGCCGACCGGACCGCGCGGCGGCGACCTTGGCTACTTCACCCGCGGCCGCATGGTCCCCGCTTTCGACGAGGCCGCCTTCTCGCTGGAGCCCGGCGGCTACACGACCGAACCGGTGCAGACCGAGTTCGGCTGGCACGTCATCAAGCTCGAGGATCGCCGGCCGGTTCAGCCGCCCCCCTTCGAGCAGGTCGAGGCGCAGGTCCGCTCCGTGCTGCTGCGCGAGCGCTACTTCGAACTGCTCGAGAGCCTGCGCGAGGAAGCGTCGGTGGAAATCACCGATCCAGAACTGCAGGGCGCCTATGATGCGGCGGTCGGCGCCGGCGTCACCGCGCCGGCAGACGCGTCCGAGTAG
- the argJ gene encoding bifunctional glutamate N-acetyltransferase/amino-acid acetyltransferase ArgJ, translated as MTPKVSPLAPSEYATLPQVGGVRLAAASAGLKYRDRDDVMVMVFDRPAAIAGVLTRSRCPSAPVDWCRANLPGGAARVLVVNSGNANAFTGKRGAAATALTAQMAADAAGCERGEVFLSSTGVIGEPLEAARFDGILQQAIGRAQPEGWDAAARAIMTTDTFPKLATRTAAVDGMAVTLNGIAKGSGMIAPDMATMLAYIVTDAPVAAPLLQALLNRHVNATFNAITVDGDTSTSDTVLAFATGVAEIPALTDLDDPRLAPFEAALADLMGDLALQIVRDGEGVSKLMRVDISGAISDESARIIALSIANSPLVKTALAGGDANWGRVVMAVGKAGEPADRDRLDIRFGDLVAATDGERAPDYDEAAMTDYMRGDEIRIAVDLNLGEGAFTAWGCDLTADYVAINADYRS; from the coding sequence ATGACGCCGAAAGTGTCGCCGCTGGCGCCGTCGGAGTATGCCACGTTGCCACAGGTCGGCGGCGTGCGGCTCGCCGCCGCCTCGGCGGGGCTCAAATATCGCGACCGGGACGACGTCATGGTGATGGTCTTCGACCGCCCCGCGGCCATTGCCGGCGTCCTCACCCGCTCCCGCTGTCCCTCCGCGCCCGTCGACTGGTGCCGCGCCAACCTGCCCGGCGGCGCGGCCCGCGTGCTCGTGGTCAATTCCGGCAACGCGAACGCCTTTACCGGCAAGCGCGGCGCGGCCGCCACCGCCTTGACCGCGCAGATGGCCGCCGATGCGGCCGGCTGCGAACGCGGCGAGGTGTTCCTTTCGTCCACGGGCGTGATCGGAGAGCCGCTCGAGGCGGCCCGGTTCGACGGCATCCTGCAGCAGGCGATCGGCCGGGCCCAACCCGAGGGCTGGGACGCGGCCGCGCGAGCCATCATGACGACCGACACGTTCCCCAAGCTCGCAACGCGCACCGCCGCGGTCGACGGCATGGCCGTCACGCTCAACGGCATCGCCAAGGGTTCGGGCATGATCGCGCCGGACATGGCGACGATGCTCGCCTACATCGTCACCGATGCGCCGGTCGCGGCGCCCCTCCTGCAAGCCCTGCTGAACCGCCATGTGAACGCGACCTTCAACGCCATCACCGTGGACGGCGACACGTCGACCTCGGACACCGTCCTTGCATTTGCGACCGGCGTGGCGGAAATTCCCGCCCTGACGGACCTCGACGATCCGCGCCTTGCGCCGTTCGAGGCCGCGCTCGCCGACCTGATGGGCGATCTGGCGCTGCAGATCGTCCGCGACGGCGAAGGTGTCAGCAAGCTGATGCGCGTCGACATCTCCGGCGCGATATCCGATGAATCCGCGCGCATCATCGCGCTTTCGATCGCCAACTCACCGCTCGTCAAGACCGCGCTGGCCGGCGGCGACGCCAACTGGGGCCGGGTCGTCATGGCCGTCGGCAAGGCCGGCGAGCCGGCCGACCGCGATCGGCTCGACATCCGGTTCGGCGACCTCGTCGCGGCGACGGACGGCGAGCGCGCGCCCGACTATGACGAGGCCGCGATGACTGACTACATGCGCGGCGACGAGATCCGCATCGCCGTCGATCTGAACCTCGGTGAAGGCGCGTTCACCGCCTGGGGCTGTGATCTGACGGCCGATTACGTGGCGATCAATGCCGACTACCGAAGCTGA
- a CDS encoding GNAT family N-acetyltransferase, which translates to MPKLAMVRRLEAVGFRAWPAASVHYDGSWAVRLTASHPSRRLNSVNPLDPADNRDIESRIGRIEQRFRSYERPIVFRMTPLAPAELEAQLNAHGWLRVDETRVLMAGLDQIDLDGGYDLLPVRDIGRFADAALALSTDERVNKPGLTELLESIRPPHAMFVIEDDAGPAATALCVHDNEMAGLFEISVRAGLRNRGYGRSIARAALRWAANQGATLGWLQVEASNQAGNGLYERLGFEEVYRYVYRTRGD; encoded by the coding sequence ATGCCCAAGCTTGCCATGGTGCGCCGGCTCGAAGCGGTCGGCTTTCGCGCCTGGCCGGCAGCGTCGGTGCATTATGACGGCAGCTGGGCCGTGCGGCTGACCGCCAGCCACCCTTCGCGCAGGCTCAACTCGGTCAATCCGCTCGATCCGGCCGACAACCGCGACATCGAGAGCCGGATCGGCCGCATCGAGCAGCGCTTCAGGTCCTATGAACGGCCGATCGTCTTCCGGATGACGCCGCTCGCCCCGGCCGAACTGGAGGCGCAGCTCAACGCGCACGGCTGGCTGCGCGTCGACGAAACCCGGGTGCTGATGGCCGGGCTCGACCAGATCGACCTTGACGGCGGCTATGACCTTCTGCCGGTACGCGACATCGGCCGGTTCGCCGACGCGGCGCTCGCCCTGTCGACGGACGAGCGCGTCAACAAGCCGGGCCTGACCGAACTGCTCGAGAGTATCCGGCCGCCGCACGCCATGTTCGTGATCGAGGACGACGCAGGCCCGGCGGCAACCGCGCTGTGCGTGCACGACAACGAAATGGCCGGCCTGTTCGAGATCAGCGTGCGCGCCGGGCTGCGGAATCGCGGCTATGGCCGCTCGATCGCGCGCGCGGCGCTGCGCTGGGCCGCAAACCAGGGCGCAACGCTCGGCTGGCTGCAGGTCGAGGCGTCCAATCAGGCGGGCAACGGTCTGTACGAGCGGCTCGGCTTCGAAGAAGTCTATCGCTACGTCTATCGCACGCGCGGAGACTGA
- a CDS encoding (deoxy)nucleoside triphosphate pyrophosphohydrolase — protein sequence MLVAACALVDRDNRILLSRRPPGKAMAGLWEFPGGKIEAGETPEAALLRELEEELAVRTEASCLAPLSFASHAYDDFHLLMPLYICRKYQGIPVSREGQTLKWVRAAALRDYPMPAADEPLIPVLQDLL from the coding sequence ATGCTCGTGGCCGCCTGCGCGCTCGTTGATCGCGACAACCGCATCCTGCTGTCGCGCCGCCCGCCGGGCAAGGCGATGGCCGGCCTGTGGGAGTTCCCGGGCGGCAAGATCGAGGCCGGCGAAACGCCCGAGGCCGCGCTGTTGCGGGAGTTGGAGGAGGAACTGGCCGTGCGCACCGAAGCGTCCTGCCTGGCGCCGCTCAGCTTTGCCAGCCACGCCTATGACGACTTCCACCTGCTGATGCCGCTCTACATCTGCCGCAAATATCAGGGCATACCCGTTTCGCGCGAAGGCCAGACGCTCAAATGGGTGCGCGCCGCCGCGCTTCGCGACTACCCGATGCCCGCCGCCGACGAGCCGCTGATCCCGGTCCTTCAGGACCTGCTCTGA
- a CDS encoding Flp family type IVb pilin encodes MIRTFLKDESGATAIEYGLIATMIAVAALVGMQMTGTSVNGLYDSNEQQISEAING; translated from the coding sequence ATGATCCGCACCTTCTTGAAAGACGAAAGTGGAGCGACGGCAATCGAGTACGGGCTGATCGCCACGATGATCGCGGTTGCGGCGCTCGTCGGCATGCAGATGACCGGCACGAGCGTCAACGGGCTCTACGATTCCAACGAGCAGCAGATTTCCGAGGCCATCAACGGCTGA
- a CDS encoding class I SAM-dependent methyltransferase, whose protein sequence is MQPIIDKKQVAANRARAERLAVPGADFLLERALDELGDRMAVTARRFDHAVAVGAHGAMVAERLAATGKTGTCSVAAFDEEERLDLEPESADLIVSLLELHQFDDVPGALIQLRRALRPDGLFLACVPSSGTLAELRACLTEAEMAVSGGVSPRVLPFLDVREAGSLLQRAGFALPVTDHDTVTVRYDTAFDLMRDLRAMGATNTLLARSRGTAPRSLFMAAAGHYATHHADADGRVRATFSFVWMSGWAPDASQPKPLKPGSATHSLAEALGGGRRGDG, encoded by the coding sequence ATGCAACCCATTATCGACAAAAAGCAGGTCGCGGCAAACCGGGCGCGGGCGGAGCGGCTGGCGGTGCCCGGGGCCGACTTCCTGCTCGAGCGCGCGCTCGACGAGTTGGGCGACCGGATGGCGGTCACCGCGCGCCGTTTCGACCATGCCGTCGCGGTCGGTGCGCACGGCGCAATGGTCGCAGAGCGCCTCGCGGCAACGGGAAAGACAGGCACTTGTTCGGTCGCTGCTTTCGACGAGGAAGAACGGCTCGATCTGGAGCCCGAGAGTGCCGATCTGATCGTCAGCCTGCTCGAGCTTCACCAGTTCGACGATGTGCCGGGGGCGCTCATCCAGCTGCGCCGCGCTCTCCGGCCCGACGGGCTGTTTCTGGCCTGCGTTCCCTCGAGCGGCACGCTCGCCGAGTTGCGCGCATGCCTGACCGAAGCGGAAATGGCGGTGAGCGGTGGCGTTTCGCCCCGGGTTCTGCCGTTTCTCGACGTGCGGGAGGCGGGGAGCCTGCTGCAAAGGGCCGGGTTCGCGCTGCCGGTGACCGATCACGACACGGTCACGGTGCGCTACGACACGGCTTTCGATCTGATGCGCGACCTTCGTGCGATGGGGGCCACCAACACGCTGCTGGCGCGGTCACGCGGCACGGCGCCACGGTCGCTGTTCATGGCGGCGGCCGGCCATTACGCCACACATCATGCCGACGCCGACGGCCGGGTGCGTGCGACGTTCTCGTTCGTGTGGATGTCCGGCTGGGCGCCCGATGCGAGCCAGCCCAAGCCGCTCAAGCCGGGCAGCGCGACCCATTCGCTCGCCGAGGCGCTTGGCGGCGGCAGGCGCGGCGACGGCTGA
- a CDS encoding ComF family protein: protein MEHSRPPATSPSWARPRQWARAAGRLAGSVLFPDSCLSCGRHVDRHGALCAACWPDIAFIEQPLCAISGLPFAHEFGGHMVSAEALANPPAYDRARSACVHTGVARQLVTRLKYNDRTDLGPWMARFMARAGRELLAETDIVVPVPLHWVRLWTRRFNQSAELARALSAQTGLTMDAGALVRRRRTRRQVGLTAKQRQTNVRGVFLVPDEKRIAIEGRNVLLVDDVLTTGATVEAAARTLRRAGAARIEVLTFSRVVPGRDDEGRRGR from the coding sequence ATGGAACACTCCCGGCCACCGGCGACAAGTCCCTCATGGGCACGACCGCGTCAATGGGCGCGGGCAGCCGGCAGGCTGGCCGGCTCGGTGCTGTTTCCCGATTCGTGCCTTTCCTGCGGCCGCCACGTCGACCGGCACGGCGCTCTGTGCGCCGCGTGCTGGCCGGACATCGCCTTCATCGAGCAGCCGCTGTGCGCCATCAGCGGACTGCCATTCGCCCACGAATTCGGCGGTCATATGGTGAGCGCCGAGGCGCTGGCCAACCCGCCGGCCTACGACCGCGCCCGGTCGGCCTGCGTGCACACCGGCGTCGCCCGACAGCTCGTCACGCGCCTCAAATACAATGACCGGACCGATCTGGGGCCATGGATGGCGCGCTTCATGGCGCGCGCGGGCCGCGAACTTCTGGCCGAAACCGACATCGTCGTGCCGGTGCCCCTGCACTGGGTCCGGCTCTGGACCCGGCGTTTCAACCAGTCCGCCGAACTGGCGCGCGCACTCTCCGCGCAGACCGGATTAACGATGGACGCCGGCGCGCTCGTCCGAAGGCGCCGCACGCGCCGCCAGGTCGGGCTGACGGCCAAGCAGCGCCAGACCAACGTTCGCGGCGTCTTTCTGGTGCCCGACGAAAAGCGGATCGCGATCGAGGGCCGCAACGTTCTTCTGGTCGACGATGTGCTGACGACCGGCGCGACGGTCGAGGCCGCCGCGCGCACGCTGCGCAGGGCCGGGGCCGCGCGCATCGAGGTGCTGACCTTTTCGCGCGTCGTGCCCGGGCGCGATGACGAAGGTCGGCGCGGCCGCTGA